A window from Enterocloster bolteae encodes these proteins:
- a CDS encoding AAA family ATPase translates to MTVIEFLKEEKINSSLIEGIMEFRASHPVREEDRGRIPVPRYLYYGRDVWEQAVAALLCGQNLLLTGPKATGKNILAQNLAAAFGRPVWDISLHVNMDASGLIGTDTFENGAVVFRPGPVYRCGISGGFGVLDEINMARNEALAVLHGILDFRRTIDVPGYDVVRMDEGTRFIATMNYGYAGTRELNEALTSRFSCLQMPAITGENLEKLIDREYPGLKRTYARQFVQLFLDIERKCQSAQLSTRPLDLRGLLDAVRLMERGLDAGAALDMGLTNKSFDPYEQTLVRDLIRARIPKKLEREKLFAD, encoded by the coding sequence ATGACGGTGATTGAATTCTTAAAAGAGGAAAAGATAAACAGCAGCTTAATTGAAGGAATTATGGAATTCAGGGCTTCCCATCCTGTCAGGGAGGAGGACCGGGGCAGGATACCCGTGCCCAGGTACCTGTATTATGGAAGGGACGTATGGGAGCAGGCCGTTGCAGCTCTTTTGTGCGGACAGAATCTGCTTCTCACAGGGCCGAAGGCAACGGGAAAGAACATACTGGCCCAGAATCTGGCGGCAGCGTTTGGCAGGCCGGTTTGGGACATCTCCCTTCACGTTAACATGGATGCGTCCGGTCTGATAGGAACAGATACATTTGAAAACGGAGCCGTTGTGTTCCGTCCGGGACCGGTGTACCGCTGCGGAATCAGCGGGGGTTTTGGAGTACTGGATGAAATCAACATGGCCAGAAATGAGGCACTGGCCGTGCTCCATGGAATTCTGGATTTCAGGCGGACCATAGATGTGCCGGGCTACGATGTGGTGCGTATGGACGAGGGAACCCGGTTCATCGCCACCATGAACTACGGGTATGCAGGAACCAGGGAGTTAAATGAGGCCCTGACCTCCAGATTTTCCTGTCTGCAGATGCCGGCTATAACCGGGGAAAACCTGGAAAAGCTCATAGACCGGGAGTATCCCGGCCTTAAGAGGACATATGCCAGGCAGTTTGTCCAGCTGTTCCTGGATATAGAGAGAAAATGCCAAAGCGCCCAGCTCTCCACCCGCCCCCTGGACCTCAGGGGACTGTTAGATGCTGTCCGGCTCATGGAGCGGGGGCTGGATGCGGGAGCCGCCCTGGATATGGGACTTACCAACAAGTCCTTTGACCCCTATGAACAGACCCTGGTCCGGGATTTAATCAGGGCAAGGATTCCTAAAAAACTGGAAAGGGAGAAGCTGTTTGCAGACTGA
- a CDS encoding cobaltochelatase CobT-related protein: MQTDIKMQEYDGEERRALNMIWTAAKDHSFRPEFMAFDRYGRADLYLNSIIGYVHRWYDGGKVSEMFGAFQGTALQDIYDTIFWLGLECGAYEKEREGRPGLEELRREYWAQVLEESKWSAQEKLVQSLQTGWGRMVLGEKPGVTPWERGILSGLSFDGSADTDEIMERVSGILWEYFRFDCRSEQKRKENRKRIKSIIRPFRFVRPAHGVIVRNTLNEHGQDSTESGDDQCEKSGKAHKKPSDAAKGFCFWLEASSKRREEAVRSYIDACYGISMYAEQQNQAICHMLCTGCHSTCSLHFTRGEKFLQVPDRGESARQLWEARQQRKKNREQFEANRPEYENSIRRLMERIQNTLLVDLQPVPEKSRQGKMMGEAVWRAVYLEDDRVFLKNSEEERQNVSVDLMLDASASRMGHEAVIAAQGYVIAESLTRCGIPVQVYSFSTIQNYTVMRLFRGYEEKEKNRGILDYVAAGWNRDGLALRAAGHLAGQSSCEKRLLIVLTDASPNDEQRMAPVSGAVRGKEYSGDVGIEDAAMEVRQLKKQGIRVMAVFYGLDSDLEGARKIYGSGFVRIKEMGQLADTVGNLLTSQLRSGR; encoded by the coding sequence TTGCAGACTGATATTAAAATGCAGGAATATGACGGGGAGGAGCGGCGGGCCCTCAACATGATATGGACTGCGGCAAAGGACCACTCCTTCCGGCCGGAATTCATGGCTTTTGACCGGTACGGAAGGGCAGACCTTTATCTCAACAGTATTATCGGTTATGTCCACAGATGGTATGACGGCGGGAAAGTGTCGGAAATGTTCGGGGCATTTCAGGGCACGGCGCTCCAGGATATCTATGATACCATATTCTGGCTTGGCCTGGAGTGCGGCGCCTATGAGAAGGAGCGGGAAGGGCGGCCTGGGTTGGAGGAGCTGCGCAGGGAATACTGGGCCCAGGTATTGGAGGAATCCAAATGGTCGGCTCAGGAAAAGCTGGTCCAGTCCCTTCAGACGGGCTGGGGCAGGATGGTTCTGGGAGAGAAGCCCGGGGTGACGCCCTGGGAGCGGGGGATTTTGTCCGGCCTGTCCTTTGACGGGTCTGCCGACACCGATGAAATCATGGAGCGCGTTTCCGGCATACTGTGGGAATATTTCCGGTTTGACTGCCGTTCAGAACAAAAGAGAAAAGAAAACAGAAAACGGATTAAAAGCATAATTAGGCCCTTCCGCTTTGTCCGGCCTGCCCACGGCGTGATTGTCAGGAATACACTGAATGAGCATGGACAGGATTCCACTGAATCCGGTGATGACCAATGTGAAAAATCCGGAAAGGCCCATAAAAAGCCTTCTGATGCAGCCAAGGGCTTTTGCTTCTGGCTGGAGGCATCCTCGAAACGGAGGGAGGAGGCGGTCCGCTCCTATATAGATGCCTGCTATGGTATTTCCATGTATGCAGAGCAGCAGAATCAGGCTATCTGCCATATGCTCTGCACGGGATGCCACAGCACATGCAGCCTCCATTTTACAAGGGGAGAGAAATTCCTGCAGGTCCCGGACCGCGGGGAATCGGCCAGACAGCTGTGGGAGGCGCGGCAGCAGAGAAAAAAGAACAGGGAACAGTTTGAAGCCAACAGGCCGGAGTATGAGAACAGCATACGGCGCCTGATGGAACGGATTCAGAATACCCTTCTGGTGGATTTGCAGCCTGTACCCGAAAAAAGCCGGCAGGGAAAAATGATGGGGGAGGCAGTCTGGCGGGCTGTGTATCTGGAAGATGACCGTGTGTTTTTGAAAAATTCAGAGGAAGAACGGCAGAATGTTTCCGTGGATTTGATGCTGGACGCGTCTGCGTCACGGATGGGGCATGAAGCCGTTATAGCGGCGCAGGGATATGTGATTGCCGAGAGCCTTACCCGCTGCGGGATACCGGTCCAGGTGTATTCCTTTTCCACCATTCAGAATTACACGGTGATGCGCCTGTTTCGCGGATATGAGGAGAAGGAGAAAAACAGAGGAATTCTTGACTATGTGGCAGCCGGATGGAACCGGGATGGTCTGGCCCTCAGGGCAGCGGGCCATCTGGCGGGACAGTCCTCCTGCGAGAAACGCCTGCTCATTGTGCTGACAGATGCCAGCCCCAATGACGAACAAAGGATGGCTCCTGTTTCGGGTGCTGTGCGGGGGAAGGAGTATTCGGGGGATGTAGGCATTGAGGACGCGGCCATGGAGGTGCGGCAGCTTAAAAAGCAGGGAATCAGGGTCATGGCTGTATTCTACGGCCTGGACAGCGACCTGGAAGGCGCCAGGAAGATTTACGGAAGCGGTTTTGTCAGGATCAAGGAGATGGGGCAGCTTGCGGATACGGTTGGAAATTTGCTGACCAGCCAGCTGCGGTCCGGCCGGTAG
- a CDS encoding GH25 family lysozyme: MKHLRGAAGIILSLIFAVCFMCSPAFAASRLYQGMDVSSWQGDIDFQAVRAAGIQVVYLRAGVGLEYVDPYFQSNYEKALDAGLNIGYYHYVTAADTFQARQQAEFFYSLIRDKQIDCCPAMDFESFPGLSTQEINAIGLSFMETLGSLLGYDPALYTDSYNAAYLWSSDFSSYPLWVADYDVNQPESTGPWDSWDGFQYSDRGRVPGVNGDVDMDFFKDSMFIISRTPQPEPNPGDIGVLLTYKVQGGDTLWSISKRFGTTVDRLAALNHISNPNIIYRGQILEIPDIPGAIIYRVKSGDTLWAIADRFGTSVSDLVFTNAIANPNLIYVGQVLVIP; this comes from the coding sequence ATGAAACATTTACGGGGCGCAGCAGGTATCATCCTGTCCCTTATCTTTGCCGTGTGCTTCATGTGCTCTCCTGCATTTGCGGCTTCCCGCCTGTACCAGGGCATGGATGTCAGCAGCTGGCAGGGCGATATTGATTTCCAGGCTGTCCGGGCTGCCGGTATCCAGGTGGTCTATCTACGGGCCGGTGTGGGATTGGAATATGTGGATCCCTATTTCCAGTCCAACTATGAGAAAGCCCTGGATGCAGGCCTGAACATCGGATACTATCACTATGTGACTGCCGCCGACACCTTCCAGGCCAGGCAGCAGGCAGAATTTTTCTATTCCCTGATACGGGACAAGCAGATTGACTGCTGCCCGGCCATGGATTTTGAATCGTTCCCAGGTCTGAGCACCCAGGAAATCAATGCCATCGGACTGTCTTTCATGGAAACCCTGGGCAGCCTCCTGGGATATGATCCAGCCCTATATACAGACTCCTACAACGCCGCCTACCTGTGGAGCAGTGACTTTTCCTCCTACCCCCTGTGGGTGGCTGACTACGATGTAAACCAGCCTGAGAGCACGGGCCCATGGGATTCCTGGGACGGTTTCCAGTACTCGGACAGGGGACGGGTACCGGGAGTAAACGGCGATGTGGACATGGATTTCTTTAAGGATTCCATGTTTATTATCTCCCGGACACCCCAGCCTGAACCAAATCCCGGCGATATAGGAGTCCTTCTCACCTATAAGGTGCAGGGCGGCGATACCCTATGGAGCATCTCCAAACGATTCGGCACCACCGTGGACCGGCTGGCTGCATTAAACCATATCTCCAATCCGAATATAATTTACAGGGGACAGATTCTGGAGATTCCGGATATTCCCGGCGCCATCATATACCGGGTGAAAAGCGGCGACACCCTCTGGGCCATTGCAGACCGTTTTGGCACCAGCGTATCAGATCTGGTATTTACCAACGCAATAGCAAACCCCAACCTGATTTACGTGGGGCAGGTTCTTGTCATACCATAA
- a CDS encoding class I SAM-dependent methyltransferase: MKENKYDNDIFFEKYSQMERSKKGLSGAGEWETLKALLPDFQGQRLLDLGCGYGWHCIYAMEHGAVSAVGVDISGKMLEVAREKTEDSRVRYVECAMEDIDFPDESFDVVLSSLAFHYVESFSQVVDKVRDSLAPGGYFVFSVEHPVFTAYGSQDWYYDENGNILHFPVDNYYYEGKRKAVFLGEEVVKYHRTLTTYLNTLLTHGFELSQVVEPQPPDSMLHIPGMLDEMRRPMMLIVSARKRS; this comes from the coding sequence ATGAAAGAAAATAAATATGACAATGATATATTTTTTGAAAAGTACAGTCAGATGGAGCGTTCTAAAAAAGGACTGTCCGGAGCAGGAGAGTGGGAGACGCTTAAGGCGCTGCTGCCTGATTTTCAGGGACAGCGCCTTCTGGATCTGGGCTGCGGTTATGGCTGGCACTGTATCTATGCCATGGAACACGGAGCGGTTTCTGCCGTGGGTGTGGATATTTCCGGTAAGATGCTGGAGGTGGCCAGGGAAAAGACCGAGGATTCCAGGGTACGGTATGTGGAGTGTGCCATGGAGGACATTGATTTCCCGGATGAATCCTTTGACGTGGTGCTCAGCTCCCTGGCATTTCACTATGTGGAAAGCTTCAGCCAGGTGGTGGATAAAGTGAGGGATTCGCTGGCTCCCGGTGGATATTTCGTGTTTTCCGTGGAGCATCCCGTATTTACTGCCTACGGAAGCCAGGATTGGTACTACGATGAAAATGGAAACATCCTCCATTTTCCTGTGGATAATTATTACTATGAGGGGAAGCGCAAGGCTGTGTTCCTGGGAGAAGAAGTGGTTAAGTACCACAGAACCCTGACCACTTACCTCAATACCCTTCTGACCCATGGCTTTGAACTCAGCCAGGTGGTGGAGCCGCAGCCGCCGGATAGTATGCTTCATATTCCCGGTATGCTGGATGAAATGCGAAGACCCATGATGCTGATTGTGTCGGCCAGGAAACGTTCCTGA
- a CDS encoding DNA topoisomerase III — MKSLVIAEKPSVARDIARVLKCGKNINGAIEGDRYVVTWGLGHLVTLADPEDYDKKYKEWKMEDLPMMPEVFKLEVIKQTSKQYQAVKTQIYRGDVGDIIIATDAGREGELVARLILKKTGCNKPIRRLWISSVTDKAIREGFANLKDGREYNNLYDAAMCRAEADWLVGINATRALTCKYNAQLSCGRVQTPTLAMIAKREAQIRAFVPQPYFGLQARKDGLVLTWQDAGTGSHRSFDRGRMEGLAQELKGETAVVAEVKRTPKKTQPPLLYDLTELQRDANKRFNYSAKDTLNIMQRLYENHKVLTYPRTDSRYLSADIVPTLKERLKACSVGPYKMLAGRLVNQPLPAKPFFVDNSKVSDHHAIIPTEQYVQMDHMTIDERRIYDLVVRRFLAVLYPPFEYDETSLEANIRGQRFIAKGRIVKGQGWKAAYDTAVDDGEEEDEPEVKDQQLPDLKKGDVLHGLSLKMTEGKTKPPAPFNEATLLSAMENPVAYMETKDKAMAKTLGETGGLGTVATRADIIEKLFSSFLLEKRGKDICLTSKARQLLELVPEDLKKPELTADWEMKLSGIAKGSLKRGAFMKDIRGYSQELIRQIKTGEGSFRHDNLTNTKCPVCGKRMLAVKGKNTEMLVCQDRECGHREVISRTSNARCPVCHKKMELKGKGDAQIFVCRCGHKEKLKAFEERRKKEGAGVTKKDVARYLNQQKKEAEEPVNNAFAKALAGLNLKDKG, encoded by the coding sequence ATGAAATCACTTGTAATAGCAGAAAAGCCTTCTGTTGCCCGGGACATTGCCCGGGTTCTTAAGTGCGGGAAAAATATAAACGGCGCCATTGAAGGGGATCGTTACGTGGTAACCTGGGGGCTGGGCCATCTGGTGACCCTGGCTGACCCCGAGGATTACGATAAGAAGTACAAGGAATGGAAGATGGAGGACCTTCCCATGATGCCTGAGGTATTTAAACTTGAGGTCATCAAGCAGACCTCAAAGCAGTACCAGGCTGTGAAAACCCAGATTTACCGGGGGGATGTGGGGGACATTATCATTGCCACGGATGCAGGAAGGGAAGGAGAGCTGGTGGCCCGGCTGATTCTGAAAAAGACAGGGTGCAATAAACCTATCCGGCGTCTGTGGATATCATCCGTGACTGATAAGGCTATCAGGGAGGGATTTGCCAACCTGAAGGACGGAAGGGAATACAATAACCTGTATGACGCAGCCATGTGCAGGGCAGAGGCGGACTGGCTGGTGGGCATCAACGCCACCAGGGCCCTGACCTGCAAATACAATGCCCAGCTTTCCTGCGGCCGTGTCCAGACCCCGACTCTGGCCATGATAGCAAAACGGGAGGCGCAGATACGCGCGTTTGTGCCCCAGCCATACTTTGGGCTTCAGGCCAGAAAGGACGGGCTGGTCCTTACATGGCAGGATGCAGGGACAGGCAGCCACCGTTCCTTTGACCGCGGCCGGATGGAGGGACTGGCTCAGGAGCTTAAGGGGGAGACGGCTGTTGTGGCTGAGGTAAAGCGGACGCCTAAAAAGACGCAGCCGCCCCTTCTCTATGACCTGACGGAGCTGCAGCGGGATGCCAATAAGCGGTTTAATTATTCTGCCAAGGATACGCTGAACATTATGCAGCGCCTCTATGAGAACCATAAAGTCCTGACCTATCCCAGAACCGATTCCAGGTATCTGAGCGCGGATATTGTCCCCACCCTTAAGGAGCGTCTGAAGGCGTGTTCCGTCGGCCCCTATAAGATGCTGGCCGGAAGGCTGGTGAACCAGCCCCTGCCGGCGAAACCATTTTTTGTGGACAACAGCAAAGTTTCCGACCATCATGCCATCATTCCCACGGAACAGTATGTGCAGATGGACCATATGACCATTGATGAACGCCGGATTTATGATTTGGTGGTGCGCAGGTTCCTGGCTGTTTTGTATCCACCCTTTGAATATGACGAGACCAGCCTGGAAGCAAATATCCGGGGCCAGCGGTTCATTGCAAAGGGAAGGATAGTAAAGGGCCAGGGCTGGAAGGCTGCTTATGACACGGCTGTGGATGACGGGGAAGAGGAGGATGAGCCGGAGGTAAAGGACCAGCAGCTGCCGGATCTGAAAAAGGGGGATGTGTTACATGGCCTGTCCCTTAAGATGACAGAGGGTAAGACAAAACCGCCTGCCCCGTTTAATGAAGCAACCCTGCTCTCCGCCATGGAAAATCCTGTGGCGTACATGGAAACAAAGGATAAGGCCATGGCAAAGACCTTGGGGGAGACCGGCGGTCTGGGAACCGTTGCCACCAGGGCGGATATAATAGAAAAACTGTTTTCCAGCTTTCTGCTTGAAAAGCGGGGCAAGGATATCTGCCTCACGTCCAAGGCCAGACAGCTCCTGGAGCTGGTGCCTGAGGACCTGAAGAAGCCGGAGCTGACAGCGGACTGGGAGATGAAGCTGTCGGGCATTGCAAAGGGAAGCCTGAAAAGAGGCGCGTTCATGAAGGACATCAGAGGATATTCCCAGGAACTGATCCGCCAGATTAAGACAGGTGAGGGTTCGTTCCGCCATGACAACCTGACCAACACAAAGTGCCCGGTGTGCGGAAAGCGGATGCTGGCTGTAAAGGGAAAGAATACGGAGATGCTGGTGTGCCAGGACCGGGAATGCGGCCACCGGGAGGTCATTTCACGCACCTCCAATGCCAGATGCCCTGTCTGCCATAAAAAGATGGAGCTTAAGGGCAAGGGGGATGCCCAGATATTTGTGTGCAGGTGCGGTCATAAGGAGAAGCTGAAGGCCTTTGAGGAGCGCAGGAAAAAGGAAGGCGCCGGAGTGACCAAAAAGGACGTGGCCCGATACCTGAACCAGCAGAAAAAGGAAGCAGAGGAGCCTGTCAACAATGCATTTGCCAAGGCGCTGGCAGGGCTCAATCTGAAGGATAAGGGCTGA
- a CDS encoding transcriptional repressor — protein MPWKQREESGTWQKERVIQELRSQGKRMTKQRMILLDVILSGKWNCCKEIYYEAAKRDAAIGMATVYRMVSTLEEIGVFSRCYRYSLPDRPCVEEQAGDWMD, from the coding sequence ATGCCGTGGAAACAAAGAGAGGAGTCCGGCACGTGGCAGAAGGAGCGGGTCATCCAGGAACTGAGGAGCCAGGGGAAACGTATGACAAAACAGCGTATGATCCTTCTGGATGTCATACTGAGCGGAAAGTGGAACTGCTGTAAAGAAATATATTACGAGGCGGCTAAGCGCGATGCGGCCATTGGTATGGCAACCGTGTACCGCATGGTATCTACTCTGGAAGAAATCGGCGTATTCAGCAGATGCTACCGCTACAGCCTGCCGGACCGTCCCTGCGTGGAGGAACAGGCCGGGGATTGGATGGATTAG
- a CDS encoding MerR family transcriptional regulator, whose protein sequence is MTIKEVETLTGITKANIRFYEKEGLLAPGRSSNNYREYSEDDVEHLRKIRIFRIMGFSVAQIRQLADQPQRAAVLMEARAGQIQKEVKELERVRQVCLEVRDSGWRFDTLDPQLLEMKLEWEKKGKDIMKKDRIDRLCKARDMAYLFCFLCIVSMIMFPINQVLGIRLPEKFIQIWRLVITISPFPALLLGAAAAGKARWQVPDLNRILPDSGKPFMKKERDRGKLYERVCFLNQIGLTSLVLIPLNKALGIQLPLWVTCGWMAVIAGLAIAVMVLKNRG, encoded by the coding sequence ATGACAATCAAAGAGGTAGAGACCCTGACTGGAATCACAAAAGCCAATATCAGGTTTTACGAGAAGGAAGGTCTTTTAGCTCCGGGCCGGAGTTCCAATAATTACAGGGAGTACAGTGAGGATGATGTGGAACATCTGAGAAAGATACGAATTTTCCGCATCATGGGATTTTCAGTGGCCCAGATTCGCCAGCTGGCAGACCAGCCTCAGAGGGCAGCGGTTCTCATGGAAGCGCGGGCAGGACAGATACAAAAGGAAGTTAAGGAGCTGGAGCGCGTCAGACAAGTGTGTCTGGAGGTCAGGGATTCAGGGTGGAGGTTTGACACACTGGACCCGCAGCTGCTGGAAATGAAACTGGAATGGGAAAAGAAAGGAAAGGATATCATGAAAAAGGACAGGATTGACAGGCTGTGCAAGGCAAGGGATATGGCATACTTATTTTGTTTTCTGTGCATTGTATCCATGATTATGTTTCCAATTAACCAGGTTTTGGGAATAAGACTGCCGGAGAAATTCATTCAGATCTGGCGCCTTGTCATAACCATTTCACCGTTTCCGGCTCTGCTCCTGGGAGCTGCCGCAGCGGGAAAGGCGCGCTGGCAGGTGCCTGATTTGAACCGGATTCTGCCGGACAGCGGAAAGCCGTTTATGAAAAAGGAGAGGGACAGGGGGAAGCTGTATGAAAGAGTCTGCTTTCTGAACCAGATCGGGCTCACCTCTCTGGTACTAATTCCCTTGAATAAGGCGCTGGGTATTCAGCTGCCCTTGTGGGTGACATGTGGATGGATGGCTGTGATAGCAGGTCTGGCCATAGCTGTTATGGTGCTTAAAAACAGAGGGTAG